A single region of the Lates calcarifer isolate ASB-BC8 linkage group LG3, TLL_Latcal_v3, whole genome shotgun sequence genome encodes:
- the serinc2 gene encoding serine incorporator 2: protein MGACLAVGSLASCASCLCGSASCLLSSCCPSTYNSTMSRLAFSFLLLLGTLVSVIMILPGMEEHLKKIPGFCMGGTTIPGIENKVNCDIIVGYKSVYRMCFAMACFFFLFSVIMIRVRSSKDPRAAVQNGFWFFKFLVLVGITVGAFFIPDGIFNTVWYYFGMVGSFIFIIIQLILLVDFAHSWNQSWLEKAENGNPKCWFAALLSFTFVHYALAFAAVVLFYVFYTKPDDCTEHKVFISLNFIFCIIVSIVAILPKVQEAQPSSGLLQASLISLYTMYITWSAMTNNPNRQCNPSLLSLVQPSSPTPPPGPAPPAPANVQWWDAQGIVGLIIFLFCTLYASIRSSNNAQVNKLMQTEEGQGLTAADEAATGEDGVRRAVDNEEDGVTYSYSFFHFSLFLASLYIMMTLTNWYQPETNYDAMQTTMPAVWVKIGSSWLGLALYLWTLVAPLVLPDRDFN, encoded by the exons ATGGGTGCTTGTTTGGCAGTGGGTTCCCTTGCCAGTTGT GCCTCCTGTTTGTGCGGCTCGGCCTCCTGCCTCCTGTCATCATGCTGCCCTTCAACGTACAACTCCACCATGAGCCGGCTGGCCttctccttcctgctgctgctcgggACTCTGGTGTCAGTTATTATGATTCTCCCTGGCATGGAAGAACATCTTAAAAAG ATTCCAGGTTTCTGCATGGGTGGCACAACCATACCTGGCATAGAGAACAAGGTGAACTGTGACATCATTGTTGgctacaagtcagtgtaccgCATGTGCTTCGCCATGGcctgcttcttcttcctcttctctgtcatCATGATCCGAGTGCGCAGCAGCAAGGACCCCCGAGCTGCCGTCCAAAATGG TTTCTGGTTCTTCAAGTTCCTGGTGCTGGTTGGCATAACTGTGGGAGCTTTCTTCATCCCAGATGGCATCTTTAACACAG TGTGGTATTACTTCGGCATGGTGGGCtctttcatcttcatcatcatccagCTCATCCTGCTGGTGGACTTCGCCCATTCCTGGAACCAGTCTTGGCTGGAGAAGGCAGAGAACGGAAACCCCAAGTGCTGGTTTGCAG CTCTGCTGTCTTTCACCTTTGTCCACTATGCCCTGGCTTTTGCTGCTGTCGTGCTCTTCTACGTGTTTTACACCAAACCTGACGACTGCACGGAGCACAAGGTCTTCATCAGCCTCAACTTCATATTCTGCATCATTGTGTCCATTGTGGCCATTCTTCCCAAAGTTCAG GAGGCTCAGCCCAGCTCAGGCCTGCTCCAGGCCTCCCTCATCTCCCTCTACACCATGTACATCACCTGGTCAGCCATGACCAACAACCCCA ACCGGCAGTGTAACCCTAGTCTGTTGAGTTTGGTCCAGCCTAGTAGTCCAACTCCACCACCAGGGCCTGCTCCTCCTGCCCCAGCAAACGTCCAGTGGTGGGACGCACAAGGCATCGTGGGACTGATCATTTTCTTGTTCTGTACTCTTTACGCCAG CATCCGCTCCTCCAACAACGCCCAGGTGAACAAGCTAATGCAGACTGAGGAGGGCCAGGGTCTGACTGCTGCCGACGAGGCCGCCACAGGGGAGGACGGAGTCCGACGGGCTGTGGACAATGAAGAGGATGGAGTCACCTACAGCTACTCCTTCTTCCACTTCAGCCTCTTTCTGGCTTCTCTCTACATCATGATGACCCTCACCAACTGGTACCA GCCAGAGACCAACTACGACGCCATGCAGACCACCATGCCGGCCGTCTGGGTGAAGATCGGCTCCAGCTGGCTCGGCTTGGCCCTCTACTTGTGGACCCTGGTGGCCCCGCTCGTGCTCCCCGACAGGGACTTCAACTAA